In Mycobacterium sp. Aquia_213, the sequence CTTCGTGCAGCAGGAGGAAGAGTTCTTCGATCTCGACAAGAGCCGCTACGGGCTGGTGTCGGTGCACTGCGAGGTCTGGGAGGGCTTCATCTTCGTCAACTTCGCCAAGAAGCCCGAGCAGTCGTTGCGAGAGTTTCTGGGGCCGATGGTGACCGATCTGGAGGGGTACCCGTTCGACAAGCTGAGTTCGCGGTTTTACTACCGATCCGAGGTGAAGGCGAACTGGAAGCTCTACATGGACGCGTTCCAGGAGTTCTATCACGCCCCGGTACTGCACGCGAACCAGTCGCCGACCGCGTATTCAAAGGCGGCCGCCGAGGCCGGCTTCGAGGCCCCGCACTATCGCCTGGACGGGCCGCACCGGTTGGTCAGCACATCGGGGGTGCGGGCGTGGGAGATGCCGGACGAGATGCGCAAGCCGATCGACGACATCTGCCAGAGCGGGCTGTTCGGGCCGTGGGCGAAGCCGGATCTGGGGCCGATGCCGGTGGGCCTGAACCCCGCGAAATGTGAGCCGTGGGGCCTGGATTCGTTCCAGCTGTTCCCCAACTTCGTCATCCTCTTCTGGGGCCAGGGCTGGTATCTGACCTACCACTATTGGCCGACGTCCTACAACAGCCACATCTTCGAGGGGACGTTGTACTTCCCGCAGCCCCGCACGCCGCGCGACCGGGTCGCCCAGGAACTGGCGGCGGTGACGTTCAAGGAATTCGGTCTGCAGGACGCCAATACGCTGGAAGCGACGCAAAGCATGATCGAGTCGCGGGTGATCGACAGGTTCCTGCTCAACGACCAGGAGATCCTGCTGCGTCACCTGCACAAGGAGACCGCGGCCTGGATCGACGAGTATCAGCGGACGACCTCGGCGGGAGTGTGAGGTCGATGTCTCCTTTGCTGCCAACCGAATTCGCCGATCTCGAGGCCTTTGCCCAGTGGTGTCTGCCCACCGAACCGCAGCGCTACGCCAAGAGGCTGGCCAGCTCGATGACCGAGATGAAGGCGTTCTACGACGCGATCACCCCCCGTGCCGAGGAAGCGCTCGCCTACTGCGACAAGTTCCCGCTCGACGACCTGCCGGAAGATGTTCTCAACCTGATGCACCTGCTGTATTCGATGATCATGGTGTCGTTTCCGGTGGAGTGCTGGAAGCAGCCGCGCGTGCCCGACTCCGGGGCCGCGGCGCTGGACTGCGTGTCTGAGCCCGTTCCATGACCGAGGCGACCGTCCTGCGGGCTGCCCGCTGGGCTGACGTCGACTCCGGTCAGATCCACTCGCCGGCCGTCGTGGTGATCGACGGCAACCGCATCACTGCGATCAATCCCGAAGGGCCACTGCCAGATTCGGCTACCCTAGTCGACCTCGGGGACGTCACGCTGTTGCCGGGCCTGATGGACATGGAACTCAACCTGCTCATCGGCGGCCCCGGTGGGCCCGAGGGCTTGCCCTCCCCGATGCACGGCGTTCAAGACGACCCCGCCTATCGGACATTGCGGGGCGCCGTGAATGCGCGCACCACTCTGGAGGCCGGGTTCACCACGGTGCGCAACCTGGGGCTGATGGTCAAGACCGGCGGCTATCTGCTCGACGTCGCGCTGCAGCGCGCCATCGATCAAGGCTGGCACACCGGTCCGCGCATCTATCCCGCCGGTCACGCCGTGACACCCTACGGCGGACATCTCGACCCCACGGTGTTCCAGCGGCTGGCACCGGGAGTCATGCCGTTGTCGGTCGCCGAGGGCATCGCCAACGGTGTGCCCGACGTAATCGCGTGTGTCCGCTACCAGATTCGCCACGGCGCCAAGCTGATCAAGGTGTCGGCGTCGGGCGGGGTCATGTCGCACAGCACCGCCCCGGGCGCCCAGCAGTATTCCGACGCGGAATTCGCCGCCATCGCCGACGAGGCCCACCGCGCCGGGGTGCGAGTGGCCGCCCACGCTGTCGGCGACTCGGCGATCCGAGCGTGCATTCGCGCCGGGATCGACTGCATCGAACATGGATTTTTGGCCACCGACGAGACGATTCAGATGATGGTCGATCACGGCACTTTCCTGGTCTCCACGACGTATCTGACCGAGGCGATGGCAATCGACCGGATCGCGCCGGAGCTGCGGAAAAAGGCGGAGGAGGTATTTCCGCGCGCAAAAGCGATGCTGCCCAAGGCGATTGCCGCCGGTGTCCGCATCGCGTGCGGCTCGGACGCACCGGCGATTCCGCACGGCCAGAACGCCAAGGAAATCCGTGCCCTGGTGGACCGCGGCATGACGCCCATGCAAGCGATCAGGGCCGCTACGGTCGTGGCCGCCGAACTCATCGAGGCCGACCATGAGCTGGGCCGCCTCGCCCCCGGCTACCTTGCCGACATCATCGCGGTGCCAGGAGATCCTTCGCGCGACATCGCCCGCACACTTGAGGTTTCCTTTGTGATGAAGGACGGCCAGATCTACAAGACGGCCGCGAGTTGAGGAGAGACAGAATGGAACTCACCGAAAACATTCTGTGGCTGCTCAAGCAGGCCTTCTACTTCTCACTGACCACCGTTAACGACGCAATCAGCGCGCACGGTGTGAGCACGGCGCAGATCGGTGTGCTGCGTCAGCTCTCCAACGAACCCGGACTGTCCGGTGCCGACCTGGCTCGGCGGCTGCTGATCAGCCCGCAAGGGGTGCAACTGGCTCTGACGGCACTCGAGCGACGCGGCCTGGTGCAGCGACAGCAAGACCCGCAGCACAAACGCATTTTGAAGGCGTACCTGACCGATCA encodes:
- a CDS encoding MarR family winged helix-turn-helix transcriptional regulator, giving the protein MELTENILWLLKQAFYFSLTTVNDAISAHGVSTAQIGVLRQLSNEPGLSGADLARRLLISPQGVQLALTALERRGLVQRQQDPQHKRILKAYLTDQGREVVAEVLEDAVAAHDKVFGVLSTEEQETLRELLGRVVEKGTGHELTERNISST
- a CDS encoding metal-dependent hydrolase family protein is translated as MTEATVLRAARWADVDSGQIHSPAVVVIDGNRITAINPEGPLPDSATLVDLGDVTLLPGLMDMELNLLIGGPGGPEGLPSPMHGVQDDPAYRTLRGAVNARTTLEAGFTTVRNLGLMVKTGGYLLDVALQRAIDQGWHTGPRIYPAGHAVTPYGGHLDPTVFQRLAPGVMPLSVAEGIANGVPDVIACVRYQIRHGAKLIKVSASGGVMSHSTAPGAQQYSDAEFAAIADEAHRAGVRVAAHAVGDSAIRACIRAGIDCIEHGFLATDETIQMMVDHGTFLVSTTYLTEAMAIDRIAPELRKKAEEVFPRAKAMLPKAIAAGVRIACGSDAPAIPHGQNAKEIRALVDRGMTPMQAIRAATVVAAELIEADHELGRLAPGYLADIIAVPGDPSRDIARTLEVSFVMKDGQIYKTAAS
- a CDS encoding aromatic ring-hydroxylating oxygenase subunit alpha — protein: MPRFPKPSEGSWTQHYPELGTAPVSYEDSINPQIHELERDAIFKRAWLNVGRVDQVPRKGSYFTKELKVVNTSIILVRTGSGEVKAYHNICRHRGNKLVWNDMPLEETSGVCRQFTCKYHAWRYDLDGNLTFVQQEEEFFDLDKSRYGLVSVHCEVWEGFIFVNFAKKPEQSLREFLGPMVTDLEGYPFDKLSSRFYYRSEVKANWKLYMDAFQEFYHAPVLHANQSPTAYSKAAAEAGFEAPHYRLDGPHRLVSTSGVRAWEMPDEMRKPIDDICQSGLFGPWAKPDLGPMPVGLNPAKCEPWGLDSFQLFPNFVILFWGQGWYLTYHYWPTSYNSHIFEGTLYFPQPRTPRDRVAQELAAVTFKEFGLQDANTLEATQSMIESRVIDRFLLNDQEILLRHLHKETAAWIDEYQRTTSAGV